A genomic stretch from Hydrogenimonas urashimensis includes:
- the infA gene encoding translation initiation factor IF-1 produces MAKDDVIEIDGKVIEALPNATFRVELENGHVVLCHIAGKMRMHYIRILPGDRVKVELTPYSLDKGRITYRYK; encoded by the coding sequence ATGGCAAAAGATGATGTCATAGAGATTGACGGCAAGGTGATCGAAGCCCTCCCGAACGCGACATTCCGCGTCGAACTGGAGAACGGTCATGTGGTTTTGTGCCATATCGCAGGCAAGATGCGAATGCACTATATCCGAATCCTTCCGGGAGACAGGGTCAAGGTGGAGCTGACACCCTACAGCCTGGACAAAGGGCGCATAACTTACAGATATAAGTAA
- the rpmJ gene encoding 50S ribosomal protein L36, which translates to MKVRPSVKKMCDKCKIIKRKGIVRVICVNPKHKQRQG; encoded by the coding sequence ATGAAAGTCAGACCTTCGGTTAAGAAGATGTGCGACAAATGCAAGATCATCAAGCGAAAAGGCATTGTTCGCGTCATCTGTGTCAACCCAAAACACAAACAGAGACAAGGATAA
- the rpsM gene encoding 30S ribosomal protein S13 — protein MARIAGVDLPKKKRMEYALTYIYGIGLTTSRKILDATGISYDKRVHELSEEEAAAIRKEIQENYMVEGDLRKKVAMDIKALMDLGNYRGLRHRRGLPVRGQKTKTNARTRKGKRKTVGAASK, from the coding sequence ATGGCACGTATTGCAGGTGTTGATCTACCCAAAAAGAAGCGTATGGAGTATGCGCTGACATACATCTACGGTATCGGCCTGACCACATCGAGAAAGATCCTCGATGCGACCGGTATCAGCTACGACAAGCGTGTGCATGAACTCAGCGAAGAGGAAGCGGCGGCGATCCGCAAGGAGATCCAGGAAAACTATATGGTGGAAGGGGATCTTCGCAAGAAGGTTGCCATGGACATCAAAGCGCTGATGGATCTGGGCAACTACCGCGGTCTTCGCCATCGACGCGGTCTTCCGGTTCGCGGACAGAAAACGAAAACAAACGCACGCACACGCAAGGGCAAGCGTAAAACTGTCGGCGCGGCAAGCAAGTAA
- the rpsD gene encoding 30S ribosomal protein S4, which translates to MARYRGPVEKIERRLGVSLGLKGERRLAGKSALDKRPYAPGQHGQRRTKISQYGLQLREKQKAKYMYGVGEKQFRRLFKDANRMEGNTGENLIALLERRLDNVVYRMGFATTRAFARQLVTHGHVLVDGKRVNIPSFRVKAGQKIEIREKSKNNPQIQRAMELTRQTGIAPWVDVDHDKVFGIFTRIPEREEVVIPVEERLIVELYSK; encoded by the coding sequence ATGGCACGATATAGAGGACCAGTAGAAAAAATCGAACGTCGCCTGGGCGTGAGTCTCGGACTCAAAGGCGAACGAAGACTTGCAGGAAAGAGCGCGCTTGACAAGCGACCCTACGCACCGGGACAGCACGGTCAGCGCAGAACGAAGATCAGCCAGTACGGCTTGCAGCTTCGCGAAAAGCAGAAAGCCAAATATATGTACGGTGTCGGGGAGAAGCAGTTCCGCCGACTTTTCAAAGACGCGAACCGCATGGAGGGCAACACGGGGGAGAACCTGATCGCCCTTCTCGAGCGACGCCTTGACAATGTGGTCTACCGCATGGGATTTGCCACGACACGCGCGTTCGCGCGCCAGCTCGTCACCCACGGCCATGTCCTGGTCGACGGCAAACGCGTCAACATCCCTTCTTTCCGCGTCAAAGCGGGACAGAAGATCGAGATTCGCGAAAAGAGCAAAAACAACCCCCAGATTCAGCGCGCCATGGAGCTGACGCGCCAGACCGGCATCGCACCGTGGGTCGATGTGGATCACGACAAAGTATTCGGGATCTTTACACGCATTCCCGAGCGTGAAGAGGTTGTCATTCCTGTTGAAGAGCGATTGATCGTCGAGCTTTACAGCAAATAA
- the secY gene encoding preprotein translocase subunit SecY, with the protein MNKSLVNKILITLGFLLAYRILAYVPVPGVNVDVIKEFFDSNANNALGMVNMFSGNAVRRLSIISLGIMPYITASIIMELLAATFPELGKMKKERDGMTKYMQIIRYATIAITLIQAIGVSIGLQSLTGKGGESAIMVDTTTFVTMAAFSMLTGTMLLMWIGEQITQRGVGNGISLIIFAGIVSSIPTAISGTINLVNTGELNFLVVLAILAIIFATVGFIIYVELGERRVPVSYSRKVMMQNQKKRVMNYIPIKVNLSGVIPPIFASAILMFPSTILQASTNPIVQKISDFLNPNSYTFNIMMFLFVIFFAYFYASIVFNAKDIADNLKRQGGFIPGVRPGEHTAEFLNEVASRLTFWGAIYLAIISTLPWVLVKSMGVPFYFGGTAVLIVVQVALDTMRKIEAQIYMSKYETLSAVGL; encoded by the coding sequence ATGAACAAATCATTGGTCAATAAAATCCTGATTACGTTGGGATTTTTGCTGGCATACCGGATTCTGGCCTATGTGCCGGTTCCGGGTGTCAACGTCGACGTCATCAAAGAGTTTTTCGACTCCAACGCCAACAACGCGCTCGGCATGGTCAACATGTTCAGCGGCAACGCCGTCAGACGTCTGAGCATCATCTCTTTGGGCATCATGCCCTACATCACCGCATCCATCATCATGGAACTTCTCGCAGCAACTTTCCCCGAACTCGGCAAAATGAAAAAAGAGCGTGACGGCATGACGAAGTACATGCAGATCATCCGCTACGCCACGATCGCCATCACGCTGATCCAGGCTATCGGTGTTTCCATCGGACTGCAGAGCCTGACGGGCAAAGGGGGCGAGAGTGCGATCATGGTCGACACGACGACATTCGTGACGATGGCGGCATTCTCGATGCTGACGGGTACGATGCTTCTGATGTGGATCGGTGAACAGATCACGCAGCGCGGGGTCGGCAACGGTATTTCGCTGATCATCTTCGCCGGCATCGTCTCCTCGATACCGACGGCCATCAGCGGGACGATCAACCTGGTCAACACCGGGGAACTTAACTTCCTGGTGGTTCTGGCGATCCTGGCGATCATCTTCGCCACGGTCGGATTCATCATCTATGTGGAACTGGGGGAGCGGCGTGTTCCTGTCAGCTACTCCCGCAAAGTGATGATGCAGAACCAGAAGAAGCGGGTCATGAACTACATCCCGATCAAAGTGAACCTGAGCGGGGTCATCCCGCCCATTTTCGCTTCGGCGATTCTGATGTTTCCCAGCACGATCCTGCAGGCGTCCACCAACCCGATCGTTCAGAAGATCTCCGATTTCCTGAACCCGAACAGTTACACGTTCAACATCATGATGTTCCTGTTTGTCATCTTCTTCGCCTACTTCTATGCGTCGATCGTCTTCAACGCGAAGGATATCGCCGACAACCTGAAGCGCCAGGGCGGATTTATCCCGGGCGTGCGCCCGGGTGAGCATACGGCCGAATTCCTCAACGAAGTGGCGAGCCGTCTGACATTCTGGGGCGCCATCTATCTCGCGATCATCTCCACCCTTCCGTGGGTCCTGGTCAAGAGCATGGGCGTGCCTTTCTATTTCGGCGGTACGGCGGTTCTGATCGTGGTTCAGGTCGCACTCGATACGATGCGCAAGATCGAAGCGCAGATCTATATGAGCAAGTACGAAACGCTCAGCGCGGTGGGCCTGTAG
- the map gene encoding type I methionyl aminopeptidase codes for MSIAIRKPAEIEKLRKANQIVGETLRYLQENVKPGMTLKEIDTMGEDFVRSKGARPSFKGLYGFPAAVCTSLNEVIIHGIPDDTKVKEGDILGLDIGTELEGWYGDAAITMPIGKISEADERLIACAKDALYHAIDMIRPGMRFKELSYELEKFIKSRGFTPLLNFCGHGIGRKPHEEPEIPNYLEHGSPKSGPKIKNGMVFCLEPMICQKDGTPKILDDKWSVVCQDGMRSSHYEHTVAVVGNKAEILSQP; via the coding sequence ATGTCGATTGCGATCCGCAAGCCGGCCGAGATCGAAAAACTACGCAAAGCGAACCAGATTGTCGGGGAGACACTCCGCTACCTGCAGGAGAATGTCAAACCCGGCATGACACTCAAAGAGATCGACACCATGGGGGAGGATTTCGTGCGCTCAAAAGGCGCGCGTCCCTCCTTCAAGGGCCTCTACGGCTTTCCGGCCGCTGTCTGCACCTCCCTCAACGAAGTCATCATTCACGGCATCCCGGACGACACGAAAGTGAAAGAGGGCGATATTCTCGGTCTGGACATCGGCACGGAACTGGAAGGGTGGTACGGCGACGCCGCCATCACCATGCCGATCGGAAAGATTTCCGAGGCGGATGAACGGCTCATCGCCTGCGCGAAAGACGCCCTCTACCATGCGATCGATATGATTCGGCCGGGGATGCGTTTCAAGGAGTTGAGCTACGAACTCGAAAAGTTCATCAAATCGCGCGGATTTACGCCTCTGCTGAACTTCTGCGGACACGGCATCGGCCGCAAACCCCACGAGGAGCCGGAGATTCCCAACTACCTGGAGCACGGCTCCCCCAAAAGCGGTCCGAAAATCAAAAACGGCATGGTCTTCTGTCTGGAGCCGATGATATGCCAAAAAGACGGGACCCCGAAAATTCTGGACGACAAATGGTCGGTGGTCTGTCAGGATGGCATGCGAAGCAGCCATTATGAGCACACGGTCGCAGTCGTGGGAAACAAAGCAGAGATACTCTCGCAACCATAA
- the rpsK gene encoding 30S ribosomal protein S11, which yields MAKRKAARKKIVKKNIARGVVYISATYNNTVITVTDEAGNVISWSSAGSLGFKGSKKSTPYAAQQAVEDAMAKAMEHGIKEVGIKVQGPGSGRETAVKSVGAIEGIRVMWFKDITPLPHNGCRPPKRRRV from the coding sequence GTGGCAAAACGAAAAGCAGCAAGAAAAAAGATTGTCAAAAAGAATATCGCGCGCGGTGTGGTCTACATCAGTGCGACATACAACAACACTGTCATTACGGTAACGGACGAAGCGGGCAACGTGATTTCATGGAGCAGCGCGGGTTCTCTTGGTTTCAAGGGAAGCAAGAAGTCCACTCCTTATGCGGCACAGCAGGCGGTCGAGGATGCGATGGCGAAAGCCATGGAGCACGGGATCAAAGAGGTCGGTATCAAGGTACAGGGACCGGGCAGCGGCCGCGAGACGGCTGTCAAAAGCGTAGGCGCAATCGAGGGTATCCGCGTGATGTGGTTCAAAGACATCACGCCGCTGCCCCACAACGGTTGCAGACCTCCGAAACGACGACGAGTATAA